One window of the Dethiosulfovibrio russensis genome contains the following:
- a CDS encoding lipid-A-disaccharide synthase produces the protein MSIFLSCGEVSGDILLSSLTGALRKSGYSRPLWGMVGERGVASGVEPLWKSSELHIMGVSEALAALPRLYKLADRIVREVCRRKPEAVVVVDSPDFHIPMVRRLRKSGYFGPVVYLSPPTVWAWRKRRVIHLRELFDLNLPLFEFEHSHLVRNGVSSAWIGHPMVDTFPPPVAPSEPDSVALLPGSRGSEIRRLMPILVPLARRLEDLGMKPVFSLAPGLSRSSRDSVLEEIGNFELYRGEARELLGRCGMAAGASGTVAVEAMMSDRFMTVLYRAGSLEWFIYDNFVRLPFVSIPNVMVRRKVYPELLQERCNSSEILSSLVSYRSDRSIRRRVHGDLERCRSMMGSTGAADFWAERISRL, from the coding sequence GTGTCCATCTTCCTGAGCTGTGGAGAGGTCTCGGGCGACATTCTGTTATCCTCCCTGACCGGAGCCCTGAGAAAATCGGGATACTCCCGTCCGCTTTGGGGTATGGTGGGGGAAAGAGGAGTCGCGTCCGGAGTTGAGCCCCTATGGAAAAGCTCGGAGCTACACATAATGGGCGTCTCCGAGGCATTGGCGGCTCTGCCCAGACTGTATAAACTGGCCGACCGTATCGTCAGGGAGGTATGTCGCAGGAAACCCGAGGCGGTCGTCGTGGTGGACAGTCCGGACTTCCATATTCCCATGGTGAGGCGGCTTCGTAAAAGCGGTTACTTCGGACCGGTGGTCTACCTGTCTCCCCCTACCGTGTGGGCCTGGAGAAAAAGACGGGTAATCCATCTGAGGGAGCTTTTCGACCTTAATCTGCCTCTTTTCGAATTCGAACACAGTCATCTGGTTCGCAACGGCGTCTCATCCGCCTGGATAGGCCATCCTATGGTGGATACCTTCCCCCCTCCGGTTGCCCCTTCGGAGCCGGACTCGGTGGCGTTGCTTCCAGGAAGCAGAGGTTCGGAGATCCGTCGGCTTATGCCGATTCTGGTGCCTCTGGCCCGTCGACTCGAAGACCTAGGAATGAAGCCCGTCTTCTCCCTTGCGCCGGGACTCTCTCGATCCTCTCGCGATTCGGTCTTGGAGGAAATAGGGAATTTCGAGCTTTACCGGGGAGAGGCGAGGGAACTTCTCGGAAGATGTGGCATGGCCGCAGGAGCCAGTGGCACAGTGGCGGTAGAGGCAATGATGTCCGACAGATTCATGACAGTCCTGTATCGGGCCGGAAGTCTGGAGTGGTTCATATACGACAACTTCGTACGCCTTCCCTTCGTGTCGATACCGAACGTCATGGTCCGTAGGAAGGTCTACCCCGAGCTGTTACAGGAGAGGTGCAATAGCTCGGAGATACTCTCCTCCCTCGTATCATACCGTTCAGATCGTAGCATACGTCGTCGGGTCCATGGAGACCTGGAAAGGTGTCGTTCGATGATGGGCTCGACCGGGGCGGCCGATTTCTGGGCCGAGAGGATATCGAGGCTGTGA